One Diospyros lotus cultivar Yz01 chromosome 1, ASM1463336v1, whole genome shotgun sequence genomic window carries:
- the LOC127813886 gene encoding uncharacterized protein LOC127813886 — protein sequence MSTPTLQKFAIKILSLTCSSSGCERNWSVFENLHTKRRNKLDQLRLNDLVFVKYNRALRRWYQMRDTIDPIILTDIDESKEWLTGKLDEENDKDDETVFSDDVGDGLTWSNVVVATGVGEPSYQFRTKQTRSQLGSTSASTSKRRVTREIEEEEESEAGTEDDEDLEEGEELRDEEEDEGVIEGDDEDINLDVD from the exons atgtcaacacccacgttgcaaaaatttgcaattaaaattcttagcttgacttgtagttcatctgggtgtgaacgtaattggagtgtgtttgaaaat cttcatactaaacggagaaacaagcttgatcaacttcgtttaaacgacttggtgtttgtgaaatacaatagagcattgaGGCGTTGGTATCAAATGCGTGATACCATTGACCCTATCATATTGACCGACATTGATGAAAGCAAAGAATGGTTGACTGGAaaacttgatgaggagaatgataaagatgatgaaactgtTTTTTCAGATGACGTTGGGGATGGGTTGACATGGAGTAATGTTGTTGTGGCTACAGGAGTTGGAGAGCCTAGTTATCAATTTAGAactaaacaaactcgatcacaattgggatcaacttcggcttcgacttcaaagcggcgagtaactcgggagattgaagaggaggaggaaagtgaggcagggaccgaagatgatgaagacttggaagagggagaagaattgagagatgaagaagaagatgaaggggtgattgaaggggatgatgaagatattaaCCTTGAtgttgattga
- the LOC127813882 gene encoding uncharacterized protein LOC127813882: MSSTTSKTDPAWNYFEANPNDRNTTTCKFCRKVTKCGIFRAKHLVGGFRNTKACPKCPPSVKEEIGEYMQKKKNNRDERNIASLDDDLQFGEGYDDDDDDESLPQSRKRPNVSTGSGSDTGSVDSVKGPTQKGPLDVFLKDLEVNVLKSKGKGKQTRLGEHDFAKKELRARVCRSFAQWMYDAGIPFNAVTYDSFKVFIEVVGQYGSGVKPPRYHEVRVPLLKQEVEATREMMKDREEVWAKYGCSILSDGWKDKREMTLINFLVNSPKGSMFLESVDGSSYSKTKEKMFQLLSKCVEKIGVRNVVQVVTDSASNNVLAGRFLEAKYPTLFWTLCSALLGFNVGRYFQVA, from the exons atgtcgtcaaccacttccaaaacggacccggcatggaattattttgaagctaatcctaatgatagaaataccaccacatgtaaattttgtcgtaAAGTAACAAAATGTGGTATATTTCGGGCGAAACATCTTGTgggtggttttaggaatactaaagcttgtccaaaatgtcctccatcagtaaaagaagagattggagagtacatgcaaaagaagaaaaataacagggatgagCGAAATATAGCATCATTAGATGATGatcttcaatttggtgaaggatatgatgatgatgatgatgatgagtcgctgcctcaaagtagaaaaagacccaATGTATCTACCGGAAGTGGAAGCGATACTGGTAGTGTTGATAGTGTTAAAGGGCCAACACAAAAGGGTccacttgatgtttttcttaaagacctagaagttaatgtgttgaaaagcaagggcaaaggaaagcaaacaaggttgggtgagcatgattttgcaaaaaaagagttaagagctcgagtttgtagaagctttgcacaatggatgtatgatgcaggcattccattcaatgcagtgacgtatgacagttttaaagtatttatagaaGTAGTTGGTCAGTATGGTTCGGGTGTGAAGCCGCCTAGGTACCATGAAGTCAGGGTTCCCCTTCTCAAACAAGAGGTGGAAGCCACTCGTGAAATGATGAAAGATCGTGAAGAGGTGTGggccaaatatggatgttccattttgtcagatggctggaaagacaagagggaaatgacattgattaactttttagtcaattctcctaaaggaagtatgtttttggagtctgttgatggttctagctattcaaagactaaggaaaagatgtttcaattattaagtaaatgtgtggaaaagattggagtaagaaatgtggtgcaagtggtcaccgatagtgcttcaaacaatgttttagcag gaagatttttggaggcaaaatatcCTACGTTGTTTTGGACACTGTGCAGCGCACTGcttggatttaatgttggaagatattttcaagttgcctaa